The DNA sequence CCCGACGCGCTGGTCGAGCTGTGGCAGGCCGACCCCGCCGGCCACGTCGTCCAACGGCACGGCTCGCTCCTGCGCGACGGAACCTTCACCGGGTGGGGTCGCGCCGAGACCGACCGCGCGGGCGGCTACTGGTTCCGCACGGTCGAGCCCGGCCCGACCGAGCCCGGGCGCGCCGCGTTCCTCGCCGTGACGGTGTTCGCCCGCGGGCTGCAGAACCGGCTGTTCACGCGTGCGTACCTCCCGGGCGACGACGCGGCGCTGGCGGCCGACCCGCTGCTGTCGGCGTTGCCCGCGGGCGACGCGGCAACGCTGGTCATGGACCGTGAGCCGGACGGCTCGCTGCGGTTCGACATCCGGCTCCAGGGCGAGCGCGAGACCGTCTTCCTGACCTACGACGGCGACGGGCACGCGGGCCGGGACGGTGTCAGTGCGTGACGTCGGCCTGCTGTTCCCGGGCGCCGCGGCCGACGCGGTCACCGACGACGTGGCCGTGGCACGCGCGCTGCTGGCTGTCGAGGCCGCCTGGGCGCGCGCCCAGGCCGGCCGCGGCGTCGCGCCCGGCGACGGCGCCGACGCGGTCGAGCGCGCGGCCGCCGCGCTCGGCGCTGACGCCGCGGCGCTCGCGGCCG is a window from the Xylanimonas ulmi genome containing:
- the pcaG gene encoding protocatechuate 3,4-dioxygenase subunit alpha; translation: MTLAPTPGQTVGPFFGFALPFARGHELVDPGAPGAVRVHGTVTDGHGQPVPDALVELWQADPAGHVVQRHGSLLRDGTFTGWGRAETDRAGGYWFRTVEPGPTEPGRAAFLAVTVFARGLQNRLFTRAYLPGDDAALAADPLLSALPAGDAATLVMDREPDGSLRFDIRLQGERETVFLTYDGDGHAGRDGVSA